Proteins encoded by one window of Hafnia alvei:
- the ubiT gene encoding ubiquinone anaerobic biosynthesis accessory factor UbiT, whose translation MLEKLRARLVRQGPAFLSVPLKFTPFALQRQVLEQLLGWQFRQALEDDELEFLEDRWLKVEVRDLGLKWFVTVNQGKLQVSQHQEADVSFSADANDLILIAARKEDPDTLFFQRRLRIEGDTELGLYVKNLMDAIDLDAMPKPLRFGLLQLAEFVDAGMKEASPPATQEVSPC comes from the coding sequence GTGTTGGAAAAATTACGAGCACGTTTAGTGCGTCAAGGTCCGGCGTTTTTAAGCGTCCCGTTAAAATTCACGCCGTTTGCTTTACAACGACAGGTGCTGGAACAACTGCTGGGCTGGCAATTTCGTCAGGCGCTTGAGGATGATGAGCTTGAATTTCTGGAAGATCGTTGGCTGAAGGTCGAAGTACGCGATCTTGGCTTAAAGTGGTTTGTCACCGTTAACCAAGGCAAACTACAGGTCAGCCAGCATCAAGAGGCTGATGTCAGCTTCAGCGCAGATGCCAACGATTTGATTCTGATTGCGGCACGTAAAGAAGATCCTGATACGCTATTTTTCCAACGCCGCTTACGTATTGAAGGGGATACTGAGCTTGGCTTATATGTCAAAAACTTGATGGATGCGATAGATTTAGATGCCATGCCTAAGCCGCTGCGTTTTGGTCTGTTACAGTTGGCTGAATTTGTTGATGCAGGTATGAAAGAAGCATCACCGCCCGCTACCCAAGAGGTTTCACCATGCTAA
- a CDS encoding GNAT family N-acetyltransferase gives MLIRVEIPVDAAGIDQLLRNAFPTSEEAELVHRLREDGLLTLGVVATDEEGGVVGYAAFSPVYVDGEDRQCVGLAPVVVDEAHRRQGLAEKIIYEGLDSLNEFGYSAVVVLGEPAYFSRFGFQNAAEHGLRSRLPGTEASFQVYPLADGEMENCKGVVEYSAPFGRG, from the coding sequence ATGCTAATTCGCGTTGAAATTCCTGTTGATGCTGCTGGTATCGATCAGCTGCTACGCAACGCGTTCCCAACCAGTGAAGAAGCGGAGCTTGTACATCGTCTACGTGAGGATGGCCTGCTAACGCTAGGCGTTGTTGCTACCGATGAAGAGGGCGGCGTGGTTGGATACGCGGCTTTCAGCCCGGTTTATGTTGATGGTGAAGACCGCCAATGCGTAGGCCTTGCTCCGGTGGTGGTGGATGAAGCTCACCGTCGTCAGGGGCTGGCAGAAAAAATCATTTATGAAGGGTTAGACTCCCTGAATGAATTTGGTTATTCCGCCGTTGTCGTGCTCGGTGAACCGGCCTATTTCAGCCGTTTTGGTTTTCAGAATGCCGCAGAACATGGCTTGCGTAGCAGACTTCCGGGCACTGAAGCGTCGTTTCAGGTTTACCCATTAGCCGATGGTGAAATGGAAAACTGCAAAGGGGTGGTTGAGTATTCAGCCCCGTTTGGACGCGGCTGA
- a CDS encoding cytosine permease, with protein sequence MIKIEDYPLSRVPQDKRVSFLSVAIVHMGMLTALDQFMLGAVLGNSMSLTDAFTAILIGSVIFGVVTYGLGLAGMREGISGSLLARWCGFGRLGSVLIGVVVAVSLLGWFGIQNAIFAKSLDFALGHKLGFGWAAALSGSFLTILVAFGFKALRIAARIAVPMFILLVAYISFHVLSGHNLPEIMQLAPHGEPLSISAGITIVVGGAIVASLMTPDLTRYSKNKKHVLGVTIATIVAGEFIINGLAILIAKTLGTADVVTIMAQAAGGAGLLVVVFSTLRVNDLNLYSSSLGIVNAVEGLTGKKLKYISTTLVIGVLGTTLSVLGILDRFVDFLTVLGVVFPPIIGIMLVDYFILRSHRHILDKTRAAGKLPNDSQTPVIGWAAIIASVVGSVVGLVTEWGIPTINSLLAASLIYWLFKVAVNRNQKPVETEIA encoded by the coding sequence GTGATCAAAATTGAAGATTATCCATTGAGCAGAGTGCCACAGGATAAAAGGGTTTCATTTTTAAGCGTCGCTATCGTTCATATGGGTATGTTGACCGCACTAGATCAGTTCATGCTGGGCGCGGTATTGGGTAATTCCATGTCGCTAACGGATGCATTTACGGCCATCTTGATCGGCAGCGTCATATTTGGCGTTGTCACCTATGGCTTGGGTTTAGCGGGAATGCGCGAAGGGATATCCGGCAGCCTGTTGGCGCGCTGGTGTGGTTTTGGTCGTTTGGGCTCAGTGCTGATCGGCGTGGTAGTCGCCGTCAGTTTGCTCGGCTGGTTTGGGATCCAAAATGCTATTTTTGCCAAATCCTTGGACTTTGCACTCGGCCACAAGCTGGGCTTTGGCTGGGCCGCCGCCCTATCCGGCAGCTTCCTCACCATATTGGTCGCATTTGGTTTCAAAGCTTTGCGCATTGCAGCCAGAATCGCCGTGCCGATGTTTATTCTGCTGGTCGCCTATATATCCTTTCATGTTTTATCTGGCCATAATTTGCCGGAAATCATGCAACTGGCACCGCACGGTGAACCGCTATCTATCAGCGCCGGTATTACTATCGTCGTGGGTGGCGCGATTGTCGCCAGCCTGATGACGCCCGATTTAACGCGTTACTCTAAAAACAAAAAGCATGTGTTGGGCGTCACTATCGCCACCATCGTTGCCGGTGAGTTTATCATCAATGGGTTGGCGATTCTGATTGCCAAAACCTTAGGCACCGCGGACGTAGTGACGATCATGGCACAAGCCGCGGGCGGTGCGGGTCTACTGGTCGTCGTGTTCTCAACGTTAAGAGTTAACGATCTCAACCTCTACTCGTCTTCACTCGGCATCGTGAATGCGGTCGAAGGACTGACCGGCAAGAAGCTGAAATACATCTCTACCACATTGGTTATTGGTGTATTAGGCACCACGCTTTCCGTGCTGGGTATTCTGGATCGCTTTGTTGATTTCCTGACCGTGCTGGGCGTGGTTTTCCCACCGATTATCGGCATTATGCTGGTGGACTATTTTATCCTGCGTTCTCATCGCCATATTTTGGATAAGACTCGCGCGGCGGGGAAACTGCCGAATGACAGCCAAACGCCGGTTATTGGTTGGGCTGCTATTATCGCCAGTGTTGTCGGGAGTGTTGTAGGGCTGGTTACCGAGTGGGGGATCCCAACGATCAATTCGTTGCTTGCCGCCAGCTTGATATATTGGCTGTTTAAAGTTGCGGTCAATCGCAACCAAAAGCCCGTTGAGACAGAAATCGCCTAG
- a CDS encoding helix-turn-helix transcriptional regulator, whose product MDLPDKNNDIYFKGLIAMMEHLSEPWGIKDLHSRHVYMNQAAYLYTNIPLNFDIEGKRDDEFPAHWAELSPEFIEHDKRTEESQDRVTVIETHYWYGKEFLMPYISEKLPIFNEKKELIGVMWNAKPLNSLSPFKYINQQKPSILTTEINNTTFTRSELDVIFLMLQRRSVKEIAKIYNISTKTIENRIYTIYQKSDVHTQQQFEEFCKVAHLDNYIPDRLVAKGIQFI is encoded by the coding sequence ATGGATTTGCCCGACAAAAATAATGACATTTATTTCAAGGGCCTGATTGCCATGATGGAACACTTGAGTGAACCGTGGGGCATCAAAGATCTGCACTCTCGCCATGTCTATATGAATCAGGCAGCTTATCTCTATACCAATATCCCCCTTAATTTCGATATCGAAGGTAAAAGGGACGATGAATTCCCCGCCCATTGGGCTGAGCTCTCTCCTGAATTTATAGAGCACGATAAAAGAACTGAAGAATCTCAGGATCGCGTCACAGTAATAGAAACACATTACTGGTACGGGAAAGAATTTCTCATGCCTTATATCAGTGAAAAATTGCCTATTTTTAATGAAAAAAAAGAATTAATCGGTGTGATGTGGAACGCCAAACCGCTTAATAGCCTATCTCCGTTCAAATATATAAACCAACAGAAACCCAGCATCCTCACCACTGAAATTAATAATACAACGTTCACTCGTTCAGAATTAGACGTTATATTTTTAATGTTGCAACGACGCTCGGTTAAAGAAATCGCAAAAATATATAACATCAGCACCAAAACAATAGAAAACAGAATATACACCATTTACCAAAAATCTGATGTCCATACGCAGCAACAATTTGAGGAGTTTTGCAAAGTTGCGCACTTGGATAATTATATTCCCGACCGGTTAGTGGCAAAAGGGATTCAGTTTATCTAA
- a CDS encoding GNAT family N-acetyltransferase: MNINITDAPNPQDEEYVIDSLWAHNSKTEAVDIHPLFLTVTDDAGKIVAGLVARTWWGGLEVQYLWVSDEYRKSGYGRQLMENAEKEALKRGCHMAYVDTFDFQARGFYEKLGYRVYGDLGGYAHRFTRHYLAKEL; encoded by the coding sequence ATGAACATCAATATTACGGATGCGCCAAACCCGCAGGATGAAGAGTATGTCATTGACAGTCTCTGGGCGCACAATAGCAAAACCGAAGCCGTCGATATTCATCCGCTATTTTTAACCGTCACCGACGATGCAGGGAAAATCGTTGCGGGTTTGGTGGCAAGAACTTGGTGGGGCGGACTTGAAGTTCAATATCTGTGGGTCAGCGACGAATACCGTAAAAGTGGATATGGTCGCCAACTGATGGAAAATGCTGAAAAAGAGGCGCTAAAGCGCGGTTGCCACATGGCTTATGTCGATACTTTCGATTTCCAAGCCAGAGGTTTTTATGAAAAATTAGGCTATCGTGTATATGGTGATTTAGGCGGGTATGCCCACAGATTTACTCGGCACTATCTGGCAAAAGAACTCTAA
- a CDS encoding GIY-YIG nuclease family protein produces MTTEPHQTRWYLYLIRTASGALYTGITTDVERRYQQHQNGTGAKALRGKGPLQLAFSCLVGERGQALRLEYRIKQLNKAQKEKLVTERPELLEEWFGIA; encoded by the coding sequence ATGACTACCGAACCGCATCAAACCCGCTGGTATCTCTATCTCATACGCACCGCATCAGGCGCGCTTTATACCGGTATTACCACCGACGTGGAACGCCGCTATCAGCAACATCAGAATGGTACAGGCGCGAAGGCGTTACGTGGCAAGGGGCCATTACAGTTAGCATTTTCATGCTTAGTGGGTGAGAGGGGGCAAGCTCTGCGGTTGGAATATCGAATTAAACAACTGAATAAAGCACAGAAAGAGAAATTGGTGACGGAAAGACCAGAATTACTCGAGGAATGGTTTGGGATAGCGTAA
- a CDS encoding YhbP family protein, producing the protein MTTDKEHICRFLHAQHVLTLGTCWEGEMWCANCFYVFDEERMALYFMTETRTRHGGMLLKNPRVAGTIAHQTKTIALIRGLQFSGEAVILEDENEHLARSRYYQQFPAARLMPAPVWQLSLNQIKMTDNKLGFAKKIRWERTPAQE; encoded by the coding sequence ATGACGACTGATAAAGAGCATATTTGCCGCTTCCTGCATGCCCAGCATGTGTTAACGCTTGGAACCTGTTGGGAGGGGGAAATGTGGTGTGCCAACTGTTTCTACGTCTTTGATGAAGAGCGTATGGCGCTCTATTTCATGACGGAAACGCGTACCCGTCACGGTGGAATGTTGCTTAAAAATCCTCGGGTCGCGGGAACCATCGCGCATCAAACCAAAACCATTGCGCTGATCCGTGGCCTGCAGTTTTCTGGCGAGGCGGTAATATTAGAAGATGAAAATGAGCATCTGGCGCGTAGCCGCTATTATCAGCAATTCCCCGCCGCCCGTTTAATGCCTGCGCCTGTTTGGCAGCTTTCGCTCAACCAAATAAAAATGACGGACAATAAATTAGGCTTTGCGAAAAAAATTCGCTGGGAGCGAACCCCTGCGCAGGAATAA
- a CDS encoding NAD(P)H-binding protein has product MKILLLGATGLVGSELLKLLEQDPGISKIYAPTRKPLPPSEKLVNPVADDLCATMATWTTPIDIAFCCLGTTRKDAGSDAAFRYVDYTLVVECGSVALKNGCQHYSVVSALGANPQSSFLYSRTKGEMEKALELQAWQHLTIVRPSMLQGDRPKPRLLEQISEPIFKLLPEKWKAVEASAVAMAMLKSARNPAPYRLQIIESEQIQKYSQ; this is encoded by the coding sequence ATGAAAATTTTATTGTTAGGCGCAACGGGTTTAGTCGGAAGTGAATTACTCAAACTTCTAGAACAGGATCCGGGCATCAGCAAGATCTATGCCCCAACGCGTAAGCCCTTACCGCCGTCAGAAAAACTGGTGAATCCGGTTGCAGACGATCTGTGCGCGACGATGGCAACATGGACGACCCCTATTGATATCGCATTTTGTTGCTTGGGTACTACGCGCAAAGATGCTGGCAGCGATGCCGCATTTCGCTATGTAGATTATACGCTGGTGGTTGAGTGTGGGTCGGTGGCGCTAAAAAATGGCTGCCAGCATTATTCAGTGGTGAGTGCGCTTGGCGCGAATCCACAGTCTTCGTTCCTCTATAGCCGCACGAAAGGGGAAATGGAGAAGGCGTTAGAGCTGCAAGCGTGGCAGCATCTCACGATAGTGCGTCCGTCAATGTTACAAGGCGACAGGCCAAAACCACGCCTGTTAGAGCAAATTTCAGAACCTATCTTTAAGCTGCTGCCAGAGAAATGGAAAGCCGTGGAAGCTTCAGCCGTAGCGATGGCGATGCTGAAATCTGCACGTAACCCAGCGCCTTATCGTTTGCAGATCATCGAGTCAGAACAGATTCAAAAATATTCTCAATAG
- the phnP gene encoding phosphonate metabolism protein PhnP — MSKLTLTFLGTGGAQQVPAFGCHCIVCQRARKQPQYRRKPCSAMLEYNGSRTLIDAGLHDLAEQFTPEQINQFLLTHYHMDHVQGLFPLRWGVGDSIPVYGPPDEMGCDDLFKHPGILDFNHTLTAFETIQLQGLSITPLPLNHSKLTFGYLFTTPHHRIAYLTDTAGLPEATASFLCQQPPEIMIIDCSHEPRPSTPKNHSDLNTVIALKQRIGCEKIWLTHISHQFDAWMLENSLPEGIEAARDGLALTADESGNY; from the coding sequence ATGTCCAAGCTTACTCTCACATTTTTAGGCACCGGCGGAGCACAGCAGGTGCCCGCTTTTGGCTGTCATTGCATTGTCTGTCAGCGAGCCAGAAAACAGCCGCAATATCGGCGAAAACCCTGTAGCGCCATGCTGGAATATAACGGCAGCCGAACGCTGATTGACGCAGGTTTGCACGATCTCGCCGAACAGTTTACACCTGAGCAAATTAACCAGTTTTTGCTAACGCATTACCATATGGACCATGTCCAGGGATTATTTCCACTGCGCTGGGGCGTGGGTGATAGCATTCCCGTCTATGGGCCGCCAGATGAAATGGGCTGCGACGATCTGTTTAAGCATCCCGGCATACTTGATTTCAACCATACGCTCACGGCGTTTGAAACCATCCAGCTGCAAGGATTAAGTATCACCCCGCTTCCGCTCAACCATTCAAAACTCACTTTTGGCTATCTATTCACAACCCCCCATCATCGAATCGCTTATCTGACGGATACCGCAGGCTTGCCCGAAGCTACCGCGAGTTTTTTGTGCCAGCAGCCGCCTGAAATCATGATTATCGACTGTAGCCATGAGCCACGCCCAAGCACGCCGAAGAACCACAGCGATCTCAATACGGTGATAGCGTTAAAACAGCGGATAGGCTGCGAGAAAATTTGGCTGACCCACATTAGCCACCAGTTTGATGCGTGGATGCTGGAAAATTCGCTTCCCGAAGGTATTGAAGCGGCCAGAGATGGATTAGCGCTGACCGCAGATGAGAGTGGCAACTATTGA
- the phnO gene encoding aminoalkylphosphonate N-acetyltransferase encodes MPETTSPHIILRPATALDENTVYHLMCELEQCEFDRLAFAKGYALNLANPNMHYALATQDGEVLGFISLHLQYHLHHVNWIAEIQELIITPQARGAGVGKRLLRWAEDTARELGAEQTELSTRATRYDAHRFYQREGYLHTHFRFVKPLSDQ; translated from the coding sequence ATGCCAGAGACGACTTCTCCCCATATCATTTTACGCCCCGCCACCGCGCTGGATGAAAACACGGTGTATCACCTGATGTGTGAACTTGAGCAATGTGAGTTTGACCGCCTCGCATTTGCCAAAGGCTATGCGCTCAATTTGGCCAATCCAAATATGCATTATGCGCTAGCCACACAGGACGGCGAGGTGCTGGGATTTATTAGCCTTCATCTGCAATATCATCTGCATCACGTCAACTGGATTGCCGAAATTCAGGAGCTGATCATTACGCCGCAGGCGCGTGGCGCTGGCGTGGGTAAACGGCTCTTGCGTTGGGCGGAAGATACGGCACGTGAATTAGGGGCGGAGCAGACCGAGCTGTCTACCCGCGCAACGCGTTATGACGCGCATCGTTTTTATCAGCGTGAAGGCTATCTTCACACTCACTTTCGCTTCGTCAAACCGCTGTCGGATCAGTAA
- the phnN gene encoding ribose 1,5-bisphosphokinase translates to MAKLIYLVGASGSGKDSLLQALREQQTAPLLVAHRYITRACHAGSENHIELSENEFIQRRSQGLFALHWQANQHYYGLGIEIDQWLAQGINVVVNGSRAHLPIARERYGDRIQAVCLQVSQATLRQRLLARGRETPLQIEQRLQRAQDYQLPESARCDYLNNNDDLQHTLREFLRLVERTIAVSV, encoded by the coding sequence ATGGCAAAATTAATTTATCTGGTAGGCGCGTCGGGCTCAGGTAAAGACAGTTTGCTTCAGGCGTTACGCGAGCAGCAAACCGCTCCGCTGCTCGTCGCCCATCGCTACATTACCCGAGCCTGTCATGCGGGCTCGGAAAACCACATTGAGCTCAGCGAGAACGAGTTTATACAGCGGCGCAGCCAAGGACTTTTTGCGCTGCACTGGCAGGCTAATCAGCATTATTATGGGTTGGGTATAGAAATAGATCAGTGGCTAGCTCAGGGGATTAACGTGGTGGTCAACGGTTCTCGCGCCCATCTGCCTATCGCCCGTGAGCGCTACGGCGATCGAATTCAGGCCGTGTGTTTGCAGGTTTCTCAAGCCACCTTGCGCCAGCGTTTATTAGCGCGAGGACGCGAAACGCCGCTGCAAATAGAGCAGCGTTTGCAACGTGCACAGGATTATCAATTACCGGAAAGCGCACGCTGCGACTATCTGAATAACAATGATGATTTGCAGCATACGTTGCGGGAGTTTTTGCGCCTCGTAGAGCGCACTATTGCTGTTTCCGTTTAA
- the phnM gene encoding alpha-D-ribose 1-methylphosphonate 5-triphosphate diphosphatase: MIVNNVKLVLENEVVAGSLEVQDGVIRAFADSDSRLPEAIDGHGGWLLPGLIELHTDNLDKFFTPRPKVSWPAHSAMSSHDALMIASGITTVLDAVALGDVRDGGDRLDNLEKMINAVIDSQQRGVNRAEHRLHLRCELPHHSTLPLFQQLVEKRGVSLVSLMDHSPGQRQFVNPQKYREYFQGKYHLSDEQMDDYEREQLENAERWSQPNRHAIAELCRTRGIALASHDDATEAHADESHQLGSVIAEFPTTIEAAHASHQRGLHVMMGAPNIVRGGSHSGNVAAHELAALGVLDILSSDYYPASLLDAAFCVAASENNSFTLPQAMSLVTRNPAKALGLSDRGVLAEGKRADLVLAQRHGEHIHVNHVWREGIRVF; encoded by the coding sequence ATGATCGTGAACAATGTAAAACTGGTGCTGGAAAATGAAGTGGTGGCAGGTTCGCTTGAGGTTCAAGACGGCGTGATCCGCGCCTTTGCCGATAGCGATAGCCGTTTGCCCGAAGCCATAGACGGCCACGGCGGCTGGCTGCTGCCCGGTTTAATTGAGCTACATACCGATAATTTGGACAAGTTTTTCACTCCACGACCAAAGGTCAGCTGGCCTGCGCATTCTGCCATGAGCAGCCACGATGCGCTGATGATTGCCAGTGGGATCACCACGGTGCTTGATGCCGTAGCTTTGGGTGACGTGCGCGACGGCGGCGATCGCTTAGATAATCTGGAAAAAATGATCAACGCGGTGATCGACAGCCAGCAGCGCGGCGTCAATCGCGCTGAGCACCGCCTACACCTGCGCTGCGAGTTACCTCATCACAGCACGCTTCCCCTGTTTCAACAGCTGGTGGAGAAACGCGGTGTGTCACTGGTTTCATTGATGGACCACTCTCCCGGCCAGCGCCAATTCGTTAACCCGCAGAAATATCGCGAATACTTTCAGGGCAAATACCATCTCAGCGATGAGCAAATGGATGATTATGAACGTGAACAGCTGGAGAATGCCGAGCGCTGGTCACAGCCTAATCGACACGCCATCGCTGAACTCTGCCGCACGCGCGGTATTGCGCTCGCCAGCCATGATGATGCCACCGAAGCACATGCCGATGAATCGCATCAGTTAGGCAGCGTGATTGCCGAATTCCCCACCACGATAGAGGCGGCACATGCATCACATCAACGCGGTCTACATGTCATGATGGGTGCCCCCAATATTGTGCGAGGCGGCTCGCATTCCGGTAACGTCGCGGCTCATGAATTAGCTGCGCTCGGCGTATTGGACATTCTGTCATCCGACTATTATCCCGCTAGCCTGTTGGATGCCGCGTTTTGCGTCGCTGCCAGCGAGAACAATTCGTTTACGCTGCCTCAGGCAATGTCATTAGTGACACGCAATCCGGCGAAAGCGCTGGGGTTGTCCGATCGTGGCGTGCTTGCGGAAGGCAAAAGAGCGGACTTGGTATTAGCTCAACGCCACGGCGAGCATATTCATGTGAATCACGTCTGGCGTGAAGGGATACGGGTGTTCTAA
- the phnL gene encoding phosphonate C-P lyase system protein PhnL, producing the protein MTITTRLRVENLSKTFVLHHQNSIRLPVLSDASLEVNAGECVVLHGHSGSGKSTLLRSLYANYLPDEGSIWVQHQGEWLDMVQAPARQILAVRRQTIGWVSQFLRVIPRISALDVVMQPMLELGYERQACEQKAAALLTHLNVPQRLWHLAPSTFSGGEQQRVNIARGFVVDYPILLLDEPTASLDTTNSAAVVSLIDQAKARGAAIVGIFHDEAVRDHVADRLHVMSE; encoded by the coding sequence ATGACCATAACAACACGCTTGCGCGTAGAAAATCTGAGTAAAACCTTTGTGCTGCATCACCAAAACAGTATTCGTCTGCCGGTACTTTCAGACGCGTCATTGGAAGTGAACGCCGGTGAATGCGTGGTGTTGCACGGTCATTCAGGCAGCGGCAAATCAACGCTGTTGCGATCGCTTTATGCTAACTATCTGCCCGATGAAGGCAGCATCTGGGTACAACATCAGGGTGAATGGCTGGATATGGTGCAAGCCCCAGCAAGGCAGATCCTCGCCGTACGTCGCCAAACGATCGGCTGGGTCAGCCAGTTTCTACGCGTGATCCCACGCATTAGCGCATTAGACGTGGTGATGCAGCCGATGCTTGAACTGGGCTACGAACGTCAGGCCTGCGAACAAAAAGCGGCGGCGTTGTTAACCCATCTCAACGTTCCCCAACGCCTCTGGCATTTGGCACCTTCCACTTTTTCCGGCGGCGAGCAGCAGCGCGTGAATATCGCCCGTGGGTTCGTGGTTGATTATCCCATTTTGTTGCTCGATGAACCTACGGCGTCGCTCGATACCACCAATAGCGCCGCGGTGGTGAGTTTGATCGATCAAGCCAAAGCACGTGGTGCCGCTATCGTCGGGATCTTCCATGATGAAGCCGTGCGCGACCATGTTGCAGATCGTCTGCATGTAATGAGTGAATAG
- the phnK gene encoding phosphonate C-P lyase system protein PhnK, translating to MNATDSIFSAPADDLPLLSVNNLTHLYAPGKGFSDVSFDLYPGEVLGIVGESGSGKTTLLKSISARLTPQQGEIRYLSAQGIQDLYAMSESDRRRLLRTEWGVVHQHPLDGLRPHVSAGGNIGERLMAVGQRHYGNIRAEAMRWLEDVEIPATRIDDLPTTFSGGMQQRLQIARNLVTHPRVVFMDEPTGGLDVSVQARLLDLLRTLVVELQLAVVIVTHDLGVARLLAHRLLVMKQGKVVESGLTDRVLDDPHHPYTQLLVSSVLQN from the coding sequence ATGAACGCCACAGACTCGATCTTCTCAGCACCAGCCGACGATCTGCCGCTGCTTTCCGTGAACAATCTGACCCACCTGTATGCGCCGGGCAAAGGCTTTAGCGATGTCTCTTTCGATCTCTATCCGGGCGAAGTGTTGGGGATCGTCGGAGAGTCGGGATCCGGTAAAACAACGCTGCTGAAATCCATCTCCGCACGTCTCACCCCGCAGCAGGGAGAGATTCGCTATTTGAGCGCCCAAGGCATTCAGGATTTATACGCCATGAGCGAAAGCGACCGCCGTCGCCTGCTGCGCACCGAATGGGGCGTGGTGCATCAGCATCCGCTCGACGGGCTACGCCCGCACGTTTCGGCCGGTGGCAATATCGGCGAACGCTTAATGGCCGTAGGGCAACGTCATTACGGCAATATTCGCGCCGAAGCCATGCGTTGGCTGGAAGACGTGGAGATCCCAGCCACGCGTATTGACGATCTACCCACCACGTTTTCAGGCGGCATGCAGCAACGCCTGCAAATAGCGCGCAATTTGGTGACTCATCCGCGCGTTGTGTTTATGGATGAACCCACCGGCGGGCTTGATGTTTCAGTCCAGGCGCGCCTGCTCGATCTGCTGCGCACGTTGGTGGTCGAGCTTCAGTTAGCCGTAGTGATCGTGACCCATGATCTCGGCGTTGCTCGCCTGCTGGCGCATCGTTTGCTGGTGATGAAGCAAGGCAAAGTGGTTGAGAGCGGGCTGACGGATCGCGTATTAGACGATCCTCATCATCCGTATACCCAGTTGTTGGTTTCTTCCGTTTTACAAAACTGA
- a CDS encoding alpha-D-ribose 1-methylphosphonate 5-phosphate C-P-lyase PhnJ produces MTNVLTGYSLAGYNYGYLDEQTKRMIRRAILKAVAIPGYQVPFGGREMPMPYGWGTGGIQLTASVIGEADTLKVIDQGADDTTNAVSIRRFFQRVTGVNTTEVTADATLIQTRHRIPETPLRQDQIIIYQVPMPEPLRFIEPRETETRKMHALEEYGVMQVKLYEDIARFGHIATTYDYPVKVNHRYVMAPSPIPKFDNPKMNMMPALQLFGAGREKRIYAVPPFTKVESLDFDDHPFSVQQWDQPCAICGSQHSYLDEVVLDDQGSRMFVCSDTDFCRQHSEANAQ; encoded by the coding sequence ATGACTAACGTGCTAACCGGTTACAGTTTAGCGGGCTATAACTACGGCTATCTCGATGAGCAGACCAAACGCATGATCCGCCGCGCGATCCTTAAAGCCGTGGCGATCCCCGGCTATCAGGTGCCTTTTGGCGGACGAGAAATGCCGATGCCCTATGGCTGGGGAACCGGCGGAATTCAGCTCACCGCCAGCGTGATTGGTGAAGCCGATACCTTAAAAGTGATCGATCAGGGCGCAGACGACACCACCAATGCGGTATCAATTCGCCGTTTCTTCCAGCGCGTTACCGGCGTTAACACCACAGAAGTAACCGCCGACGCCACGCTGATTCAAACTCGCCACCGCATACCTGAAACGCCGCTGCGCCAAGATCAAATCATCATCTATCAGGTTCCAATGCCTGAACCGCTGCGTTTTATCGAGCCGCGTGAAACCGAAACGCGAAAAATGCATGCGTTGGAGGAGTATGGCGTCATGCAGGTAAAACTGTATGAGGACATCGCACGCTTCGGCCACATTGCAACTACCTATGATTACCCCGTGAAGGTCAATCATCGTTATGTGATGGCTCCCTCACCGATCCCAAAATTTGATAATCCCAAGATGAACATGATGCCCGCGCTCCAGCTGTTTGGTGCCGGACGCGAAAAACGGATCTACGCCGTACCCCCGTTCACCAAAGTGGAAAGCCTCGACTTCGACGATCATCCGTTCAGCGTGCAGCAATGGGATCAGCCCTGCGCGATTTGCGGATCGCAGCACAGCTATTTGGATGAAGTGGTGCTCGACGATCAAGGCTCCAGAATGTTCGTCTGCTCCGACACCGATTTTTGCCGCCAGCACAGCGAGGCCAACGCGCAATGA